A window of the Cryptococcus neoformans var. neoformans B-3501A chromosome 9, whole genome shotgun sequence genome harbors these coding sequences:
- a CDS encoding hypothetical protein (Match to ESTs gb|CF185849.1|CF185849, gb|CF185848.1|CF185848), whose protein sequence is MPQHLVSPEEFLTKLGQCFSDPSSSSSVWLTHKRLTYSDDADVQMNDEERENNSEGPEHEVLIRCTQGNNKFSARIPASSLPSFHAAYGSLLKTSMAPLMRKRDKKKEKARAEALTKKRKELYVEVVIGNEGKRGKGRRQRQRKIAAQKKKETEREKLEIRQAQQKASGDL, encoded by the exons ATGCCCCAACATCTCGTGTCCCCGGAAGAG TTCCTCACCAAACTCGGCCAATGTTTCTCTGACCCGTCTTCGTCAAGTTCCGTTTGGCTCACTCACAAGAGGT TAACATACTCGGATGATGCGGATGTGCAGATGAACGacgaagaaagagagaacaACAGTGAAGGACCGGAACACGAGGTGCTGATAAGGTGTACTCAAGGAAACAACAAGTTTTCCGCTCGA ATTCCCGCCTCATCCCTCCCGTCATTCCACGCCGCCTATGGTTCCCTTCTCAAAACATCCATGGCACCCCTCATGCGAAAACGagacaagaaaaaggagaaggctcGGGCGGAAGCAttgacaaagaagaggaaggagcTTTATGTCGAGGTTGTGATTGGGAatgagggaaagaggggtAAGGGGAGAAGACAAAGG CAAAGAAAGATTGCGgcgcagaagaagaaagagaccGAAAGGGAAAAGCTGGAAATTAGGCAAGCTCAGCAAAAGGCTAGTGGGGATCTATAG